The sequence TCACTGTTACTGCCAACATCGTCATCATCTCAGTCATTAAGGCAAACCCAAAAATGCAGCGACCCATGTACTACTTCCTAGGCaacttctccttcatggagatCTGGTATACCACCTCCACTGTGCCGAAGATGCTGGAAAGTTTCCTGGCTGGTGGGAGTACAATCACTGTGGCGGGTTGCATTGCCCAGCTCTATCTTTTCTTCGCCTTGGGCTCGACTGAATGCTTCCTCCTGGCTACTATGGCTTATGACCGCTACTTGGCCATCTGCCGTCCTCTTCATTATCCAGCTCTTATGACTCTGCAAGTAACTACATGGCTGGTGACAGCAGCCTGGGTGGGTGGATTTCTAGCTCCTTTGCTCCCCATTGTCCTCATCTCCCAGCTCTCATTCTGTGAGCCTAAGGAGATTCACCATTTCTTTTGTGACGCTGGGCCCCTGTTGAGGCGCTCATGTGGCAATGCCTTTGTCAGCTCTACCCTAGTCACAGTTCTGGCCTCCTTTGTCATCCTCAGCACCTGCTTGCTCACCATGGTATCCTATACCTTTATAATCTCAACCATACTTAGGATCCCCTCAGCCAGTGGGAGACaaaaggccttttccacctgtgGTTCACACCTTACTGTGGTGGTGATTTACTATGCCACAGTTATCTTCATATATACAAGGcccatttccccttctccttctaaGCTAGACACAGTGGCATCAGTTTTTTATGCAGTAGTCACCCCACTGCTCGATCCAATGATTTATAGCTTAAGGAATAAGGAGGTAAAGGATGCTTTGAAGAAGTTGATGAGCAGGAACCGGGTCTTTGTTAAAAATATTGGAGCTATGATCATGGTTTGCTGGTAGAAAAGA comes from Podarcis raffonei isolate rPodRaf1 chromosome 13, rPodRaf1.pri, whole genome shotgun sequence and encodes:
- the LOC128399853 gene encoding olfactory receptor 6F1-like, encoding MESSNRSVVKAFVILGFSASPQLSMLFFTLALATYVLTVTANIVIISVIKANPKMQRPMYYFLGNFSFMEIWYTTSTVPKMLESFLAGGSTITVAGCIAQLYLFFALGSTECFLLATMAYDRYLAICRPLHYPALMTLQVTTWLVTAAWVGGFLAPLLPIVLISQLSFCEPKEIHHFFCDAGPLLRRSCGNAFVSSTLVTVLASFVILSTCLLTMVSYTFIISTILRIPSASGRQKAFSTCGSHLTVVVIYYATVIFIYTRPISPSPSKLDTVASVFYAVVTPLLDPMIYSLRNKEVKDALKKLMSRNRVFVKNIGAMIMVCW